Proteins found in one Bacillus subtilis subsp. subtilis str. 168 genomic segment:
- the mrpA gene encoding sodium transporter component of a Na+/H+ antiporter (Evidence 1a: Function from experimental evidences in the studied strain; PubMedId: 11004162, 11356194, 12682299, 15019740, 15849754, 16850406, 17693497, 21236240, 24095649, 24139955, 27391676; Product type t : transporter) → MQLLHLAILSPFLFAFIIPFLAKYAKRVHTGWFVLILPVLLFIYFLPMIRMTQSGETLRSVLEWIPSLGINFTVYIDGLGLLFALLITGIGSLVTLYSIFYLSKEKEQLGPFYVYLLMFMGAMLGVVLVDNVMVLYMFWELTSLSSFLLIGYWYKREKSRYGAAKSLLITVSGGLCMLGGFILLYLITDSFSIREMVHQVQLIAGHELFIPAMILILLGAFTKSAQFPFYIWLPDAMEAPTPVSAYLHSATMVKAGIYVIARFSPIFAFSAQWFWIVSLVGLFTMVWGSFHAVKQTDLKSILAFSTVSQLGMIISMLGVSAAALHYGHTEYYTVAAMAAIFHLINHATFKGSLFMAVGIIDHETGTRDIRKLGGLMAIMPITFTISLIGTFSMAGLPPFNGFLSKEMFFTSMLRVTHFDLFNVQTWGVLFPLFAWIGSVFTFIYSMKLLFKTFRGNYQPEQLEKQAHEAPVGMLVPPVILVALAVSLFFFPNILSYSLIEPAMNSIYPTLLDGHEKFHVHISQWHGVTTELLMTAGIVVIGTIGYLSLNKWKGIYKLFPSKLTLNRLYDKLLTMMEKGSYRVTKQYMTGFLRDYLLYIFAGFIILIGGAFAIKGGFSFKTEGMAKIGVYEIILTLVMISATVATVFARSRLTAIIALGVVGYTLALFFVIFRAPDLALTQLVIETISVALFLLCFYHLPKLRLKTKTRTFRMTNFIISLGVGVIVTLLGIASSSQRTKDSIASFFVKHSHDLGGGDNVVNVILVDFRGFDTMFEITVLTIAALGIYSMIKTKVKEEGKSGE, encoded by the coding sequence TTGCAGCTCTTACATCTTGCTATTTTATCGCCTTTTTTATTTGCTTTTATCATTCCCTTCTTGGCAAAATACGCAAAAAGAGTGCATACGGGCTGGTTTGTGTTGATCCTGCCCGTCTTGCTGTTTATATACTTTCTCCCAATGATCAGGATGACGCAATCTGGAGAAACACTTCGATCGGTATTAGAGTGGATTCCGTCACTCGGCATTAACTTTACCGTTTATATAGACGGCCTCGGGTTATTATTCGCTTTACTGATCACAGGCATTGGCTCTTTGGTCACTCTTTACAGCATTTTTTATTTATCGAAAGAAAAAGAACAGCTTGGGCCCTTTTATGTCTACTTATTGATGTTCATGGGCGCCATGCTCGGCGTCGTTCTAGTAGACAATGTCATGGTTCTCTACATGTTCTGGGAGCTTACAAGCCTTTCATCCTTTTTGCTGATCGGCTATTGGTATAAGCGGGAAAAGTCGCGCTATGGCGCAGCCAAATCACTTTTGATTACGGTCAGCGGCGGGCTGTGCATGCTCGGCGGATTTATTCTCCTTTATTTGATAACGGATTCCTTCAGTATTCGAGAGATGGTTCACCAGGTTCAATTAATTGCCGGCCACGAATTGTTTATCCCGGCTATGATTCTCATTTTATTAGGGGCTTTTACGAAATCGGCGCAATTTCCTTTTTACATCTGGCTCCCTGACGCGATGGAAGCTCCGACGCCTGTCAGCGCTTATCTCCATTCAGCTACTATGGTAAAAGCCGGCATTTATGTGATTGCGAGATTCAGTCCTATTTTCGCCTTTTCAGCTCAGTGGTTTTGGATCGTGTCCCTCGTCGGCCTCTTTACGATGGTTTGGGGTTCATTCCATGCCGTGAAACAAACTGATTTAAAATCGATTTTGGCGTTTTCAACCGTCAGCCAGCTCGGCATGATCATCTCCATGCTCGGAGTCAGTGCTGCGGCCCTTCATTACGGACATACAGAATATTATACAGTTGCCGCTATGGCTGCCATTTTCCATTTGATCAACCACGCAACCTTTAAAGGAAGCTTGTTTATGGCAGTCGGGATTATCGATCACGAAACAGGCACACGGGATATCCGGAAGCTAGGCGGCCTGATGGCGATTATGCCGATTACTTTTACCATTTCCTTAATCGGGACATTTTCAATGGCCGGCCTACCGCCGTTTAACGGATTTTTGAGTAAAGAAATGTTTTTCACAAGCATGCTTCGCGTGACACATTTTGACCTGTTCAACGTGCAGACATGGGGCGTTCTGTTCCCTCTTTTCGCCTGGATCGGAAGTGTATTTACGTTTATCTACAGCATGAAATTGCTGTTTAAAACATTCAGAGGAAATTACCAGCCTGAACAGCTTGAAAAACAGGCTCACGAAGCGCCTGTCGGTATGCTCGTTCCACCGGTCATTCTTGTCGCTTTGGCTGTCAGTCTCTTCTTTTTCCCGAATATATTGTCGTACAGCCTGATAGAGCCTGCGATGAACTCAATCTATCCGACACTGCTTGACGGCCATGAGAAATTCCACGTTCACATTTCACAGTGGCATGGGGTTACAACGGAATTGCTCATGACTGCGGGTATTGTTGTGATCGGAACAATTGGTTATTTGTCGCTGAATAAGTGGAAAGGAATCTATAAACTGTTTCCTTCGAAACTCACACTCAACCGGTTATACGATAAGCTTTTGACTATGATGGAGAAAGGCTCTTACCGGGTCACAAAACAATATATGACCGGGTTTTTAAGAGATTATTTGCTGTATATCTTCGCTGGTTTCATCATTCTGATAGGCGGAGCTTTTGCCATTAAAGGCGGATTTTCATTTAAAACGGAAGGCATGGCTAAAATCGGTGTATACGAAATCATTTTGACGCTTGTCATGATCAGCGCCACAGTGGCGACTGTTTTTGCTAGGTCAAGACTGACGGCGATCATTGCACTCGGTGTTGTCGGTTATACGCTTGCATTGTTTTTTGTCATTTTCAGAGCGCCGGACTTGGCATTGACTCAGCTCGTCATTGAAACGATTTCTGTGGCACTGTTTCTGCTTTGCTTCTACCATTTGCCGAAACTGAGGCTGAAAACAAAAACGAGAACGTTCCGGATGACGAATTTTATCATTTCTTTAGGCGTCGGTGTTATCGTTACACTGCTCGGCATCGCATCCTCAAGCCAGCGGACAAAAGACAGCATTGCGTCCTTCTTTGTCAAACACAGCCACGATCTCGGCGGAGGGGATAATGTCGTCAATGTCATTCTCGTTGATTTCAGGGGATTTGATACAATGTTTGAAATTACGGTATTAACGATAGCCGCTCTCGGCATTTACAGCATGATTAAAACAAAAGTAAAAGAGGAGGGGAAAAGCGGTGAATGA
- the mrpB gene encoding Na+/H+ antiporter complex (Evidence 1a: Function from experimental evidences in the studied strain; PubMedId: 11004162, 11356194, 12682299, 15019740, 15849754, 16850406, 17693497, 19389778; Product type t: transporter) yields MNEQKTNDLILQTATKLVSFIILLFSFYLFLSGHNAPGGGFVGGLITSSSIVLLLLAYDLKTVRSLLPVNFIYVAGAGLLLAVLTGVGSFVFGAPFLTHTFGYFQLPILGKTELATATIFDLGVYLVVVGITMTIIQTIGEEE; encoded by the coding sequence GTGAATGAACAAAAAACAAATGACTTGATTCTTCAAACCGCGACAAAGCTTGTATCCTTTATCATTTTGCTTTTCTCTTTCTATTTATTTTTATCAGGGCATAACGCGCCCGGAGGAGGCTTTGTCGGCGGACTGATCACGTCCTCTTCCATCGTTCTCTTGCTCTTGGCATATGATTTAAAAACCGTGCGTTCCCTTTTGCCTGTCAATTTCATTTATGTCGCGGGAGCCGGCCTTCTGCTCGCTGTATTAACAGGCGTTGGCTCCTTTGTCTTCGGGGCTCCTTTTTTAACCCACACATTCGGATACTTTCAGCTGCCGATCCTTGGGAAAACGGAGCTCGCCACAGCGACGATATTTGATTTAGGCGTTTATCTTGTTGTCGTAGGCATAACGATGACCATTATTCAAACGATTGGAGAGGAAGAATAA
- the mrpC gene encoding component of Na+/H+ antiporter (Evidence 1a: Function from experimental evidences in the studied strain; PubMedId: 11004162, 11356194, 12682299, 15019740, 15849754, 16850406, 17693497, 24021651; Product type t: transporter) → MEILMAVLAGIIFMAATYLLLSKSLLRVIIGTALLSHGVHLMLLTMGGLKKGAAPILSEHAKSFVDPLPQALILTAIVISFGVTSFILVMAFRAYQELKSDDMDQMRGNDQHE, encoded by the coding sequence ATGGAAATCTTAATGGCTGTATTAGCCGGTATTATTTTTATGGCTGCTACGTATTTGCTGCTGTCTAAAAGCCTGCTTCGCGTCATTATCGGAACAGCACTGTTAAGCCATGGCGTTCATTTAATGCTTTTGACTATGGGAGGATTAAAGAAAGGCGCCGCTCCGATTTTGAGCGAGCATGCCAAATCATTTGTCGATCCGCTTCCGCAAGCCCTGATTTTGACCGCAATTGTCATTTCTTTTGGCGTTACGTCATTCATCCTCGTCATGGCCTTTCGCGCTTATCAGGAATTGAAATCGGACGATATGGATCAAATGAGGGGAAATGATCAACATGAATAA
- the mrpD gene encoding proton transporter component of Na+/H+ antiporter (Evidence 1a: Function from experimental evidences in the studied strain; PubMedId: 11004162, 11356194, 12682299, 15019740, 15849754, 16850406, 21236240, 24095649, 27391676; Product type t: transporter): MNNFVILPILIPLLSAILLIFMTKNLMLMRIFSTAASAIGIVISGILVQTVFTKGIQTLSLGGWKAPYGIVLAADQFASLLVLTTAIIGLLVGLYSFRSVGEKRERSFYYSGVQFLLAGVSGAFLTGDLFNMYVFFELLLIASYMLIVLGGTKIQLRESLKYIVFNIVSSALFVIGVGFLYAVTGTLNMADLSVKISESGQTGLITVIGVLLLLVFGMKGGIFPLYFWLPGSYYAPPAAISALFGALLTKVGLYAITRVFTLIFIHDTAFTHQLMIWLAALTVIFGVIGSLAYSNVMKIVIYNIITAVGVILFGVAVHTPASIQGAIYYLIHDMLIKGALFMLAGTLIALTGTASLHKMGGLIKRYPVLGWMFFISAISLAGIPPLSGFVGKFKIAEGGFAEGEFTISMLILLSSLLVLYSVLRIFIHAFWGEEKETPKPNHRTAKGLLYPAAIFLLLSLLFGLGTEWVSPYVDQAAETLLNPEKYIEAVLKE; this comes from the coding sequence ATGAATAATTTTGTTATTTTGCCAATCCTGATCCCGCTTTTGTCGGCTATTCTTCTGATTTTCATGACGAAGAATCTTATGCTCATGAGAATCTTCAGCACGGCGGCATCGGCCATCGGGATTGTGATTAGCGGCATACTTGTACAGACTGTCTTCACAAAAGGCATCCAGACACTCAGCCTAGGCGGATGGAAAGCGCCGTACGGCATTGTGCTTGCCGCAGACCAATTCGCCAGCCTTCTCGTTCTCACAACAGCGATCATCGGTTTATTGGTTGGGCTTTATTCCTTCCGTTCTGTCGGTGAAAAACGGGAGCGCTCCTTTTACTACTCCGGCGTTCAGTTCTTGCTTGCCGGCGTCAGCGGAGCGTTTTTAACAGGCGATTTATTTAATATGTACGTATTTTTTGAGCTTCTGCTTATTGCTTCCTATATGCTGATTGTATTAGGCGGCACAAAAATTCAGCTGCGGGAATCCCTTAAATATATTGTGTTTAATATTGTATCGTCTGCCCTGTTTGTCATAGGGGTCGGCTTTTTATACGCTGTAACCGGTACGTTAAACATGGCGGATCTTAGCGTGAAAATCAGCGAATCAGGACAAACCGGGCTGATCACTGTGATTGGTGTCCTGCTGCTTTTGGTATTTGGCATGAAGGGCGGAATCTTCCCCCTCTACTTTTGGCTTCCAGGCTCTTATTACGCGCCACCGGCGGCAATCTCCGCGTTGTTCGGCGCTTTGCTGACAAAAGTCGGGTTATATGCGATTACGAGGGTTTTCACATTGATTTTTATTCACGATACAGCCTTTACCCATCAGTTGATGATTTGGCTGGCGGCGCTGACTGTGATTTTTGGTGTGATCGGTTCACTCGCTTATTCGAATGTCATGAAAATTGTGATCTATAACATTATTACCGCTGTCGGCGTGATTTTGTTCGGTGTGGCAGTACACACCCCCGCATCCATTCAGGGCGCGATCTACTATCTGATTCACGATATGCTGATTAAGGGCGCTTTGTTCATGCTGGCAGGTACGCTGATCGCATTGACTGGAACCGCGAGCCTGCATAAAATGGGCGGGCTGATCAAACGCTATCCTGTTCTTGGATGGATGTTTTTCATTTCCGCTATTTCTCTTGCAGGCATTCCGCCACTGAGCGGATTTGTCGGCAAATTTAAAATTGCAGAGGGCGGCTTCGCAGAAGGTGAATTTACGATATCCATGCTGATTCTGCTTTCGAGTCTGCTTGTACTGTACTCTGTGCTGAGGATCTTTATACATGCGTTTTGGGGCGAAGAAAAAGAAACGCCAAAACCAAATCATCGAACAGCTAAAGGACTTCTTTATCCGGCAGCTATTTTTCTCTTGCTGTCCCTTCTCTTCGGATTGGGTACAGAATGGGTGTCGCCTTACGTTGATCAAGCGGCCGAGACGCTGCTGAATCCGGAAAAATATATCGAAGCTGTTCTGAAGGAGTAG
- the mrpE gene encoding non essential component of Na+/H+ antiporter (Evidence 1a: Function from experimental evidences in the studied strain; PubMedId: 10198001, 11004162, 15849754, 16233411, 16850406, 24142251; Product type t : transporter) — protein MAFQILLNVFLAFCWMFLSNSPSAAGFITGYILGMLSLFFFRRFFTRQFYLWKLISIIKLCFIFIKELYLANVSVMKSVLSPKLNIRPGIFAFKTELTKDWEITMLSLLITLTPGTLVMDISDDRTILYIHAMDIEDAEKAIFDIRESFEKAIQEVSR, from the coding sequence ATGGCATTTCAAATTTTATTAAATGTGTTTCTCGCTTTTTGCTGGATGTTCTTAAGCAACAGTCCAAGCGCCGCAGGATTCATTACAGGCTATATTCTGGGAATGCTCTCTCTCTTTTTCTTCCGGCGCTTTTTCACTCGCCAGTTTTATCTATGGAAATTGATTTCTATTATCAAGCTCTGTTTCATTTTTATAAAGGAACTGTACCTTGCCAATGTCAGTGTGATGAAATCAGTCTTATCTCCAAAACTGAATATCAGACCGGGTATTTTTGCTTTTAAAACTGAACTGACGAAGGACTGGGAAATCACCATGCTTTCTCTGCTCATTACATTAACGCCGGGAACCTTGGTGATGGATATTTCAGATGACAGAACAATACTTTATATTCATGCAATGGATATCGAGGATGCGGAAAAAGCGATTTTTGACATTCGGGAGTCATTTGAAAAAGCCATACAGGAGGTGAGCCGGTGA
- the mrpF gene encoding efflux transporter for Na+ and cholate (Evidence 1a: Function from experimental evidences in the studied strain; PubMedId: 10198001, 11004162, 11356194, 12682299, 15019740, 24142251; Product type t : transporter), with amino-acid sequence MFTLILQIALGIMAVSTFLYVIRVIKGPTVPDRVVALDAIGINLIAITALVSILLKTSAFLDIILLLGILSFIGTIAFSKFLEKGEIIENDRNR; translated from the coding sequence ATGTTTACGCTGATCCTGCAAATCGCGCTCGGCATTATGGCAGTGTCTACCTTTTTGTATGTCATTCGTGTCATTAAAGGTCCGACTGTGCCTGACCGGGTCGTGGCTCTGGATGCAATCGGCATCAATCTGATCGCAATCACGGCGCTTGTCTCCATTTTGCTGAAAACAAGTGCGTTTTTGGATATTATTTTGTTGCTGGGGATTTTATCGTTTATCGGAACGATCGCATTTTCCAAGTTCCTGGAGAAAGGAGAGATTATCGAAAATGATCGAAACCGCTAA
- the mrpG gene encoding non essential component of Na+/H+ antiporter (Evidence 1a: Function from experimental evidences in the studied strain; PubMedId: 11004162, 11356194, 15019740, 15849754, 16850406; Product type t : transporter) → MIETAKVVVAVFILLGALICLIASFGVLRLPDVFTRAHAASKGSTLGVNMILLGVFFYLWFVTGELSAKILLGILFIFITSPIGGHLICRAAYNSGVKLDERSVQDDYNGIRNFVIKRKEDSYL, encoded by the coding sequence ATGATCGAAACCGCTAAGGTCGTTGTGGCTGTATTCATTTTGCTGGGTGCTCTTATATGCCTCATTGCTTCATTTGGCGTACTTCGCCTTCCCGATGTGTTTACACGCGCTCATGCTGCTTCTAAAGGCTCAACATTAGGTGTCAATATGATTCTGCTCGGTGTCTTCTTCTATTTGTGGTTTGTGACGGGGGAGCTCTCCGCTAAAATCCTGCTTGGGATTCTCTTTATCTTTATTACGTCGCCTATCGGCGGGCACTTGATCTGCCGTGCTGCGTATAACTCCGGCGTCAAGCTTGATGAGAGAAGTGTGCAAGATGACTATAACGGAATCAGAAACTTTGTGATTAAACGAAAAGAGGATTCTTATTTATAA
- the yuxO gene encoding putative proofreading thioesterase in bacillibactin biosynthesis (Evidence 3: Putative function from multiple computational evidences; PubMedId: 25010423; Product type e: enzyme) yields MDMKHTLLEALGIEIVENTAERCVAVMPVDHRTVQPFGYLHGGASVALAETAASAGAQNLIDHTTQACVGLEINANHLKSVKEGTVKAIAEPVHIGRTTIVYHIHIYDEQERLICISRCTLAVIKK; encoded by the coding sequence ATGGATATGAAGCACACATTGCTTGAAGCGCTTGGTATTGAGATTGTTGAAAACACAGCGGAACGATGCGTTGCGGTCATGCCGGTGGATCATCGGACGGTACAGCCGTTCGGATATTTGCATGGAGGCGCTTCAGTGGCCCTGGCGGAAACCGCGGCGAGCGCAGGTGCACAGAACCTGATTGATCATACAACGCAAGCTTGTGTTGGTTTGGAGATTAACGCCAACCATTTAAAATCTGTAAAGGAAGGAACGGTAAAGGCGATAGCCGAGCCCGTTCATATAGGCAGAACGACGATTGTCTATCATATTCACATATATGACGAGCAAGAGAGGCTGATCTGTATATCCAGATGCACGCTGGCTGTCATCAAGAAATAA
- the comA gene encoding two-component response quorum-sensing regulator (Evidence 1a: Function from experimental evidences in the studied strain; PubMedId: 10972833, 11179649, 11717295, 12950917, 16816200, 17827323, 26582911; Product type r: regulator), which translates to MKKILVIDDHPAVMEGTKTILETDSNLSVDCLSPEPSEQFIKQHDFSSYDLILMDLNLGGEVNGMELSKQILQENPHCKIIVYTGYEVEDYFEEAIRAGLHGAISKTESKEKITQYIYHVLNGEILVDFAYFKQLMTQQKTKPAPSSQKEQDVLTPRECLILQEVEKGFTNQEIADALHLSKRSIEYSLTSIFNKLNVGSRTEAVLIAKSDGVL; encoded by the coding sequence ATGAAAAAGATACTAGTGATTGATGACCATCCGGCTGTCATGGAAGGCACCAAGACAATTTTGGAAACGGATTCGAATTTGTCTGTTGATTGTCTCAGTCCTGAACCGAGCGAACAGTTTATCAAGCAGCATGATTTCTCGTCATATGATCTCATTTTAATGGATCTGAATCTAGGCGGCGAGGTCAATGGGATGGAGCTTTCTAAACAGATTTTACAAGAGAATCCTCATTGTAAAATTATCGTGTATACCGGTTATGAGGTCGAGGATTATTTCGAGGAAGCGATTCGTGCGGGTCTGCACGGTGCCATCAGCAAAACGGAATCTAAAGAAAAGATCACCCAATACATATACCACGTACTCAACGGAGAAATTTTAGTCGATTTTGCTTACTTTAAACAGCTGATGACTCAGCAAAAAACAAAGCCGGCTCCTTCCTCTCAAAAAGAACAAGATGTGCTCACACCTAGAGAATGCCTGATTCTTCAAGAAGTTGAAAAGGGATTTACAAACCAAGAAATCGCAGATGCCCTTCATTTAAGCAAGCGGTCCATTGAATACAGCTTGACATCGATTTTCAATAAGCTGAATGTCGGTTCACGGACGGAAGCGGTTTTGATTGCGAAATCAGACGGTGTACTTTAA
- the comP gene encoding two-component sensor histidine kinase (Evidence 1c: Function from experimental evidences in the studied genus; PubMedId: 7698645, 7855425, 10419951, 14679219, 15066026, 16091050, 16787201, 20208433, 24130811; Product type rc: receptor) — MKNLIKKFTIAVIVLSILYISYTTYISMNGIIIGTKIHKNDKSQFMIEEISESSYGQFVGLRQGDIILKINKEKPSDKHLKWGYLSHINSLDILRSGKKIHLKDFDLVTLNRPYSFFLFVLPLFFYFLSIICIFYILKVNKKRRSFAAYILILLLLDISIAYISAGGPFRGHIINRYINLFTFISSPILYLQFIQRYLGEIGKTFLNRISFLYIIPIFNLGIEFFQDYLQVDIDFLATLNLVSFATLTLFSFSAIYLHLNKYKYAEHSFILKLLILTNTLSFAPFLIFFVLPIIFTGNYIFPALASASLLVLIPFGLVYQFVANKMFDIEFILGRMRYYALLAMIPTLLIVGALVLFDVMDIQMNPVRQTVFFFVVMFAVFYFKEVMDFKFRLKRFSEKFNYQDSIFKYTQLMRGVTSLQQVFKELKNTILDVLLVSKAYTFEVTPDHKVIFLDKHEVGPDWNFYQEEFENVTSEIGKIIEVNQGFLMKVGERGGSSYVLLCLSNINTPRLTRDEISWLKTLSFYTSVSMENVLHIEELMEHLKDLKQEGTNPIWLKKLMFAIEEKQRSGLARDLHDSVLQDLISLKRQCELFLGDFKKDDNPCREEVQDKLVQMNEQMSDVISMTRETCHELRPQLLYDLGLVKALSKLVAQQQERVPFHIRLNTGRFTASLDLDSQLNLYRIIQEFLSNAVKHSQATDVLIMLISIQNKIVLHYEDDGVGFDQEKNTEHSMSMGLSGIKERVRALDGRLRIETSEGKGFKADIEIEL, encoded by the coding sequence TTGAAGAACTTAATAAAAAAATTCACAATAGCTGTAATTGTTTTGAGTATCCTTTATATAAGCTATACAACTTATATCAGTATGAATGGAATTATTATTGGGACTAAGATTCATAAAAATGATAAAAGTCAATTTATGATAGAAGAAATATCGGAATCTTCATATGGACAATTTGTTGGTCTGAGACAGGGAGACATCATATTAAAAATTAATAAAGAAAAACCTTCAGACAAACATTTGAAATGGGGATATTTGAGTCATATTAACAGTCTGGATATTTTGAGAAGTGGAAAAAAGATTCATCTCAAAGATTTTGATTTAGTTACTCTAAATAGACCTTATAGTTTTTTTCTGTTCGTACTTCCTTTGTTTTTTTATTTTTTAAGCATAATATGTATTTTTTATATACTTAAAGTAAATAAAAAAAGGAGATCATTTGCTGCCTATATTCTTATTCTATTGTTATTAGACATTTCGATAGCATATATAAGTGCAGGCGGACCATTTAGAGGACATATAATCAATCGGTATATTAACTTGTTTACTTTTATATCTTCTCCTATTCTTTATCTTCAATTTATACAAAGATACCTTGGAGAAATAGGTAAAACTTTTTTGAATAGAATTTCTTTTCTTTATATCATACCAATATTTAATCTTGGTATTGAGTTTTTTCAAGACTATTTACAAGTAGATATTGATTTTTTAGCAACTCTTAATTTGGTTTCTTTTGCAACTTTGACTCTATTTTCTTTTTCAGCGATATACTTACATCTTAATAAATATAAATATGCTGAGCATTCGTTTATTCTTAAATTACTAATTTTAACAAACACTCTTTCATTTGCGCCTTTTTTGATATTTTTTGTTCTTCCAATAATATTTACAGGTAATTATATTTTCCCGGCATTAGCTTCGGCGTCATTACTAGTACTAATTCCGTTCGGGTTAGTATACCAATTTGTAGCCAATAAGATGTTTGATATAGAGTTTATCTTAGGAAGAATGAGATACTATGCTCTACTTGCCATGATACCAACTCTTCTAATAGTTGGTGCATTAGTTCTGTTTGATGTAATGGACATCCAGATGAACCCTGTGCGTCAAACTGTATTTTTTTTCGTTGTCATGTTCGCTGTCTTTTATTTTAAAGAGGTCATGGATTTTAAATTTCGGTTAAAACGTTTCTCCGAAAAATTCAACTATCAGGACAGTATTTTTAAATATACTCAGCTAATGAGGGGTGTAACTTCTCTTCAACAAGTTTTTAAAGAACTGAAAAATACTATACTGGATGTTTTGCTTGTAAGCAAAGCTTATACCTTTGAGGTTACTCCTGATCACAAAGTGATATTTTTAGATAAGCATGAAGTTGGACCGGACTGGAATTTTTATCAAGAGGAATTTGAAAACGTAACTTCAGAAATTGGGAAAATTATAGAAGTCAATCAAGGCTTTCTTATGAAAGTTGGTGAACGAGGCGGTAGTTCTTATGTTCTGCTTTGTTTATCTAATATTAACACTCCCCGGCTAACACGTGATGAAATATCGTGGCTGAAAACACTGTCTTTTTATACAAGTGTGTCCATGGAAAATGTCCTGCATATTGAGGAGCTCATGGAACATTTGAAGGACTTAAAACAAGAGGGAACCAACCCCATCTGGCTGAAAAAGCTAATGTTTGCAATCGAAGAAAAACAGCGTTCAGGACTCGCCCGCGATCTCCACGATTCGGTTCTTCAGGATTTGATTTCCTTAAAACGCCAGTGTGAGCTGTTTTTGGGTGATTTCAAGAAGGATGATAATCCGTGCCGTGAAGAGGTGCAGGACAAGCTTGTACAGATGAATGAGCAGATGTCTGATGTGATTTCGATGACGAGGGAGACGTGTCATGAGCTGCGGCCGCAGCTTCTGTATGATCTTGGATTGGTGAAGGCGCTGTCGAAGCTGGTGGCGCAGCAGCAGGAGCGGGTTCCGTTTCATATCCGTTTAAATACCGGGAGATTTACGGCTTCCCTTGATCTGGATTCGCAGCTGAATTTGTACCGGATCATTCAAGAGTTTCTGTCTAATGCGGTCAAGCACTCTCAGGCGACGGATGTGCTGATTATGCTCATCAGTATTCAAAACAAAATCGTTCTTCATTATGAGGACGATGGCGTTGGGTTTGATCAAGAAAAAAATACTGAGCATTCCATGAGCATGGGGCTTTCTGGCATTAAGGAGAGAGTCAGGGCTTTAGATGGGCGCCTTCGGATTGAAACAAGTGAAGGAAAGGGCTTTAAGGCTGATATTGAAATCGAATTGTAA